Proteins from a genomic interval of Aspergillus flavus chromosome 7, complete sequence:
- a CDS encoding chitin synthase A, producing the protein MNSNSSHMYPPAPNYEEEPPAYGYGGSYLSENESPRHAAPTMRLLPTSTTTVDDDFRENVGNTSAYHYGEAYEEDEDSRTDHPRQFSNRYYQYATEDAPSRPASSMRNAPNIPPPATSVVDVPEYASRPGSPNRPWSPNRVGEWARAPRPPSVLSSQYERADLNGSPRPGTPSSRYGGSPRRPLPPAPLFTAPRSMMGEQDTSIDIGDPDDDVFGGGGRTIHRHGQHGSVHSFMSESTVITDEKEAMNKIDLDEDDEATGMVDPNLHYGPAPEKQSRRGVREAQMTKKEVQLVNGELILECKIPTILHSFLPRRDDREFTHMRYTAVTCDPDDFTQRGYKLRQQIGTTMRETELFICVTMYNEDEICFTRTMHGVMRNISHLCSRSKSRTWGKDGWKKIVVCIIADGRKKVHPRTLNALAALGVYQEGIAKNIVNQKQVNAHVYEYTTQVSLDSDLKFKGAEKGIMPCQVIFCLKEHNKKKLNSHRWFFNAFGRALQPNICILLDVGTKPSSTALYHLWKAFDQDSNVAGAAGEIKAGKGKGMLGLLNPLIASQNFEYKMSNILDKPLESVFGYITVLPGALSAYRFFALQNDAEGNGPLNQYFKGETLHGKDADVFTANMYLAEDRILCWELVAKREERWVLRFVKSAVGETDVPDNIPEFISQRRRWLNGAFFAAVYSIVNGKQLWKTDHSLPRKILLQIEAVYQFVQLLFTYFGLANFYLAFFFIAGSLSDPKIDPFGHSMGKWIFIILRYACVLVMCLQFIISMGNRPQGAKKLYLSGMIVYGIIMVYTIFCTLYLVVLELIAKTGGDSELAVSDGLFINIVVSLLSSVGLYFFSSFLYLDPWHMFTSSAQYFALLPSYICTLQVYAFCNTHDVTWGTKGDNVINTDLGAARIINGSIVEVEMPSEQLDIDSGYDAALRNLRDREEVPEPPVSESQLQEDYYRAVRTYMVSIWMVANVILAMAVSEVYGVDSGGTNIYLAIILWSVTGLALIRVIGSTTYAILHVVQKLVEGKAKFDAGNLAHGTGSATSSAVNGSTVQYGGGGTFRDKFTEAKWGMKQQVGKVMFWRK; encoded by the exons ATGAATTCCAACTCGTCGCACATGTATCCGCCGGCGCCGAACTACGAGGAAGAGCCTCCAGCTTACGGCTATGGAGGCTCGTACCTCTCCGAGAACGAATCCCCTCGTCATGCTGCGCCGACCATGCGACTGCTGCCCACAAGCACCACCACGGTAGATGATGACTTCAGGGAAAACGTGGGAAATACCTCGGCCTACCACTACGGCGAGGCgtatgaagaggacgaagattCTCG GACGGACCATCCGAGACAATTTTCGAACCGGTACTATCAGTATGCAACGGAGGATGCGCCTTCACGACCGGCTTCCAGCATGCGGAACGCCCCGAACATCCCGCCACCCGCGACGTCAGTAGTGGATGTGCCCGAGTACGCATCACGCCCTGGTTCTCCCAACCGACCTTGGTCTCCCAACCGCGTCGGCGAGTGGGCTAGGGCTCCAAGACCCCCGTCAGTTTTGAGCTCGCAGTATGAGCGAGCCGACCTCAATGGCAGTCCGCGCCCAGGTACGCCGAGTTCGAGATATGGGGGCAGTCCACGACGACCGTTACCACCAGCCCCGTTGTTCACGGCTCCACGATCTATGATGGGCGAGCAGGATACGAGCATTGACATCGGTGATCCGGACGACGACGTGTTCGGTGGCGGCGGAAGGACGATTCACCGTCATGGCCAACATGGCAGCGTTCATTCCTTCATGAGCGAATCGACTGTGATCACGGACGAAAAAGAAGCGATGAATAAGATTGAtctcgatgaggatgacgaagcGACGGGAATGGTGGACCCGAACCTGCATTACGGGCCTGCCCCAGAAAAGCAGAGTCGTCGAGGCGTTCGCGAAGCCCAGATgaccaagaaagaagtcCAGTTGGTCAATGGTGAACTGATCCTGGAGTGCAAGATTCCGACCATCCTCCACAGCTTTTTGCCGCGTCGAGACGACCGAGAATTTACCCACATGCGTTACACCGCCGTGACCTGCGATCCCGACGACTTCACGCAGCGAGGATATAAATTACGACAGCAGATCGGCACGACCATGCGTGAAACGGAACTGTTTATCTGTGTGACCATGTACAACGAGGATGAGATCTGTTTTACTCGGACCATGCACGGCGTGATGCGAAACATCAGTCATCTTTGCTCCCGCTCGAAGTCGCGAACATGGGGAAAAGACGGATGGAAAAAGATCGTTGTCTGTATTATTGCAGACGGCCGTAAAAAGGTCCACCCGAGGACCCTTAATGCGCTGGCGGCGCTTGGTGTATACCAGGAAGGTATCGCCAAGAACATCGTAAACCAGAAGCAAGTGAATGCACACGTCTACGAGTACACCACCCAGGTATCTCTCGATTCCGACCTGAAGTTCAAGGGAGCCGAGAAGGGCATCATGCCGTGCCAGGTCATCTTCTGTCTGAAAGAGCATAACAAGAAGAAACTTAACTCGCATCGTTGGTTCTTCAACGCTTTTGGTCGCGCCCTCCAGCCGAACATCTGTATCCTCCTGGATGTTGGTACCAAGCCTTCATCTACTGCCCTGTACCACTTATGGAAAGCGTTCGATCAGGATTCAAACGTTGCCGGAGCCGCTGGTGAGATCAAAGCCGGAAAAGGCAAGGGCATGCTGGGTCTTCTGAACCCTTTGATTGCCAGTCAAAACTTCGAATACAAGATGTCGAACATTCTGGACAAGCCTCTGGAGTCCGTGTTCGGATACATTACCGTGCTGCCTGGTGCGCTGAGTGCTTATCGCTTTTTCGCGCTGCAGAACGATGCCGAGGGCAACGGGCCGTTGAATCAGTATTTCAAGGGCGAGACGCTACATGGAAAGGATGCGGATGTGTTCACGGCAAACATGTACCTCGCCGAAGATCGTATCCTGTGCTGGGAGCTGGTGGCCAagcgagaagaaagatgggtCCTGCGATTCGTCAAGAGTGCGGTGGGAGAAACCGACGTTCCTGACAATATTCCGGAGTTCATCTCGCAACGAAGACGATGGCTGAACGGTGCTTTCTTCGCCGCTGTGTACTCCATCGTCAACGGGAAGCAGCTGTGGAAGACCGACCATTCCCTGCCACGAAAGATTCTCCTCCAGATCGAAGCCGTCTACCAATTTGTCCAGCTCCTTTTCACGTATTTTGGATTG GCCAACTTCTACCTggcgttcttcttcatcgccggATCGCTATCGGACCCGAAGATCGACCCCTTCGGCCATAGCATGGGCAAATggatcttcatcatccttcgATATGCCTGCGTATTGGTCATGTGCTTGCAATTCATTATCTCTATGGGTAACCGTCCGCAAGG AGCCAAGAAGTTGTATCTCTCGGGAATGATCGTGTACGGCATCATCATGGTCTATACGATTTTCTGTACGCTCTACCTGGTTGTCCTGGAGCTGATCGCGAAAACTGGAGGGGATTCTGAACTCGCCGTAAGCGACGGgctcttcatcaacatcgtGGTGTCACTTCTTTCGAGTGTCGGTctctacttcttctcctcattcCTCTACCTGGACCCGTGGCACATGTTCACGTCTTCGGCACAGTACTTCGCCCTCTTGCCCAGTTACATCTGCACGCTACAAGTGTATGCATTTTGTAACACACACGACGTCACATGGGGTACGAAGGGAGACAACGTGATCAACACCGACCTGGGTGCGGCGCGCATAATCAACGGGTCCATTGTCGAAGTCGAAATGCCGTCGGAGCAGCTCGATATTGACAGTGGCTACGATGCAGCATTGCGCAATCTCCGGGATCGAGAGGAGGTGCCCGAGCCCCCGGTCTCGGAAAGTCAGCTGCAAGAAGACTACTACCGGGCGGTCCGTACCTACATGGTCTCGATCTGGATGGTTGCCAACGTGATCCTCGCCATGGCGGTGTCCGAGGTCTACGGAGTGGACTCGGGCGGCACTAACATCTACCTCGCCATCATCCTGTGGTCCGTGACCGGACTGGCGTTGATCCGTGTGATCGGCTCGACGACGTACGCTATTTTGCACGTGGTGCAGAAGCTGGTGGAAGGAAAAGCCAAGTTCGACGCGGGCAATCTGGCCCATGGCACAGGCAGCGCGACTTCCAGTGCGGTCAACGGCAGCACAGTGCAGtatggcggcggcggcacgTTTAGAGATAAGTTCACCGAGGCGAAATGGGGGATGAAGCAGCAGGTGGGGAAGGTAATGTTCTGGCGGAAATGA
- a CDS encoding alpha-glucosidase, with the protein MSTWQTEALKAKTILHNSIPTQWLLPEDKLPPSDQKNVADFPRASGQFTDRELSITEMSATALVAGMGAGLLSAEEVMVAFLKRAVLGHQLLNFATEFMADKAIARAKELDAYYQRTGKLVGPLHGVPISVKEHIGIKNLTCNGGYVAWVNDIAPEDALILQCLHKAGAIFHVRTNQPQSLMHLCCSNNLTGTTTNPYNRTLTPGGSSGGEGASMGFKCAPLGIGTDIGGSIRAPAAFCNAYGFRPTMRRNPCSGIKAPEPGQEAILGVVGPLAAQSLDDLELFQRVVLDAEPWDIETSLVPLPWRRVKENRKFTVGIMWDDGTVRPHPPITRALQAARSKLQAAGIKVVDWEPYKHAHGWDIISKLYFPDAATSQKTLISQTNEPILPLTKWAFSYAHPTPLSIAEAWALNVARDEYRDEYHARMKDMGVDFILCPAYVGVAPVLYEAQYWNYTAVWNVLDLPAVVFPSGMVAEEGDVGGEKKDGWVARNEVEEREWKKWWVDPGRFVGAPVGLQVVGKHFKDEETIAAAKVVEEVIRGLEGRARL; encoded by the exons ATGTCCACCTGGCAAACGGAAGCCCTCAAAGCCAAAACCATCCTGCACAACTCCATTCCGACACAATGGCTTCTCCCCGAAGACAAACTACCCCCATCGGACCAGAAGAATGTCGCTGACTTCCCCAGAGCCAGCGGACAGTTCACTGATAGAGAACTGTCGATCACGGAGATGTCCGCCACGGCCCTGGTGGCCGGGATGGGGGCTGGACTACTAAGTGCCGAGGAGGTGATGGTAGCATTCTTGAAGAGGGCTGTTCTGGGACATCAATTG CTGAACTTCGCGACGGAGTTCATGGCAGACAAAGCCATTGCCCGGGCCAAAGAGCTGGACGCGTACTACCAGCGGACAGGGAAGTTAGTTGGACCCTTG CACGGAGTCCCCATCAGCGTGAAAGAGCACATCGGCATCAAGAATCTGACCTGCAATGGCGGCTACGTAGCATG GGTGAACGACATCGCACCAGAAGATGCCCTCATCCTACAATGTCTTCACAAAGCAGGCGCCATCTTTCATGTTCGGACAAACCAACCCCAGTCTCTCATG CACCTCTGCTGTAGTAACAACCTCACCGGCACGACGACGAACCCTTACAACCGCACTCTCACGCCGGGCGGCTCATCCGGTGGAGAAGGCGCATCAATGGGCTTCAAATGCGCCCCGCTAGGCATAGGCACGGATATTGGGGGGTCGATCCGAGCACCCGCTGCCTTCTGCAATGCATACGGATTTAGGCCGACAATGCGACGGAACCCCTGCTCGGGGATCAAGGCACCTGAGCCCGGTCAGGAGGCCATCCTGGGTGTTGTGGGACCACTGGCGGCGCAGAGTCTAGATGATCTGGAGCTGTTCCAGAGAGTGGTCCTTGATGCGGAGCCGTGGGACATTGAGACCTCCCTGGTACCTCTTCCGTGGAGAAGGGTGAAGGAGAACAGAAAGTTCACTGTGGGAATTATGTGGGATGACGG AACGGTCCGTCCGCACCCACCCATCACTCGAGCACTCCAAGCCGCCAGATCCAAACTCCAAGCAGCCGGCATCAAAGTCGTAGACTGGGAGCCTTATAAGCACGCCCACGGCTGGGATATAATC TCAAAACTCTACTTCCCAGACGCAGCAACCTCCCAAAAAACCCTAATATCCCAAACCAACGAACCCATCCTGCCCCTTACAAAATGGGCCTTTTCCTACGCACACCCGACACCCTTATCCATCGCCGAAGCATGGGCATTGAATGTCGCCCGTGACGAATACAGAGATGAATACCATGCACGGATGAAAGACATGGGGGTGGATTTCATTCTGTGTCCTGCTTATGTGGGCGTTGCGCCTGTTTTGTATGAGGCGCAGTATTGGAATTATACGGCTGTGTGGAATGTTCTTGATCTGCCGGCGGTGGTGTTTCCTTCTGGCATGGTGGCTGAGGAAGGGGATGTAgggggggagaagaaggatggctGGGTGGCGAGGAatgaggtggaggagagggaaTGGAAAAAGTGGTGGGTAGATCCTGGTCGGTTTGTAGGGGCTCCTGTGGGCTTGCAGGTAGTTGGGAAACAtttcaaggatgaggagacTATTGCGGCGGCGAAGGTAGTTGAGGAGGTGATTCGGGGCTTGGAGGGAAGGGCTAGATTGTGA
- a CDS encoding putative vacuolar protein sorting protein, whose amino-acid sequence MLFKPLDLSTALRPSLLPDETLLFVQDAVGLYEGKYKIPHYQDGHAYLTSHRVCYVAVEEPRKHSVAIDLKDIDRAEYQAGFLKSSPKITLHPKPPKNSSRSKGTGLSRSQSPRVQNSAPVVKPSASALVNATWICPICTFSNPIPSNFDPSTATATNIPPCLTCGIKPPFTTVLKAAIAAAASSHEGTSINSTPLGGGQDTAQSLVSCPRCTFVNHPSLHECEICGASLSGLLETPNSNQHRAESPAPLIHLQGSIKNTEISDNIKLSFRGGGEKTFYERLKGALVQRKWLLYNAPPVPQQPSPNTALPTNGSVSTPARSPAPGIAGLEQRGLEARRNNEVVIGNAFEDLEALMASAKQIVTLAETLARESGMGDETSSETSAVLSESAAALGMVTTKDMLSSGSENLYLSELSRNLAEYLTDDTKGILQKEGGIISLIDLWALFNRSRNGVELVSPADFQKAAELWESLRLPVRLRRFKSGLLVVQRYDWSDEKTIQQLQDWLLELQQIPPAEPAPWDWRQFGRAITAQETAQRFKWSVGVAAEELEMAEDRGILCREEGIEGLRFWGNHITSHDLESSITNLVI is encoded by the exons ATGCTCTTCAAGCCTTTGGATCTCAGTACCGCACTTCGTCCCTCGCTGTTGCCCGATGAGACTCTGCTCTTCGTCCAGGATGCGGTGGGGTTGTACGAGGG CAAATACAAGATCCCACATTATCAGGACGGCCATGCATACCTCACATCCCACCGTGTCTGTTATGTCGCGGTGGAGGAGCCACGCAAACACTCTGTCGCTATTGACTTGAAAGATATTGATAGAGCCGAATACCAA GCAGGCTTCCTCAAATCTTCCCCCAAGATTACACTGCACCCCAAGCCACCCAAGAACAGCTCCAGATCGAAAGGCACTGGTCTATCAAGGTCGCAGTCTCCTCGGGTACAAAACTCTGCACCAGTAGTGAAaccatcagcatcagcattGGTGAATGCCACATGGATCTGCCCGATCTGCACGTTCTCCAATCCCATACCGTCCAACTTCGACCCGTCCACGGCGACGGCGACAAACATACCGCCTTGTCTGACTTGCGGTATCAAGCCGCCGTTCACAACGGTGTTAAAGGCGGCCATTGCAGCTGCGGCATCCTCCCATGAGGGAACTTCCATAAATTCAACGCCTCTAGGTGGTGGTCAGGATACAGCACAGTCTCTGGTTTCATGTCCAAGGTGTACCTTTGTGAATCATCCGTCTCTCCACGAGTGTGAAATATGCGGTGCTTCATTGTCGGGCTTGTTAGAGACTCCCAATAGTAACCAGCATCGCGCCGAATCACCAGCGCCACTCATTCACCTGCAGGGCAGTATCAAAAACACTGAGATCTCGGACAACATCAAACTATCCTTCCGCGGGGGCGGCGAGAAGACCTTCTACGAGCGACTAAAAGGTGCATTGGTCCAGAGAAAGTGGCTGCTCTACAATGCCCCGCCCGTCCCACAACAGCCATCGCCGAATACGGCATTACCTACGAATGGGTCAGTGTCTACTCCAGCTCGATCCCCTGCTCCTGGGATTGCAGGCCTAGAGCAGCGGGGACTAGAAGCTCGCCGCAACAACGAGGTTGTGATCGGTAACGCATTCGAAGACCTCGAAGCACTTATGGCATCGGCGAAACAAATCGTCACGCTCGCGGAAACGCTGGCCAGAGAGTCCGGCATGGGCGATGAGACTTCGAGCGAAACCAGCGCGGTCCTTTCGGAGTCGGCCGCTGCCCTGGGCATGGTTACGACAAAGGATATGCTGAGCTCAGGATCGGAGAACTTGTACCTCTCGGAGCTATCTCGGAACCTCGCAGAGTATCTCACCGATGATACGAAAGGTATCCTGCAGAAGGAAGGCGGGATCATAAGCCTTATCGATCTCTGGGCCCTCTTCAATCGATCCCGAAACGGGGTCGAGCTGGTGAGCCCTGCTGATTTCCAAAAAGCAGCCGAGTTGTGGGAATCGTTACGACTACCAGTCCGTCTACGCCGGTTCAAGAGTGGTCTGCTCGTTGTCCAGCGGTACGATTGGAGCGACGAGAAAACCATCCAGCAGCTGCAAGACTGGCTCCTAGAACTTCAACAGATTCCGCCAGCTGAACCTGCACCGTGGGATTGGCGCCAGTTCGGGCGTGCGATTACTGCGCAGGAGACGGCACAGCGGTTTAAATGGAGCGTCGGTGTTGCGGCAGAAGAGCTTGAAATGGCAGAGGATCGCGGCATTCTGTGTCGAGAGGAGGGCATCGAAGGGCTGAGGTTCTGGGGCAACCACATTACATCTCACGATCTTGAATCGAGTATCACGAATCTTGTTATTTAG
- a CDS encoding SAC3/GANP domain protein (SAC3/GANP domain protein): MSSGIPPWRVSASATATAQTYPTHATPAYIPVQARRSLAHTAVASPTPTPASQPSDAEAARKRVEWPAPVRLYVQRSFAPEHQMSSVSREEMESKLKAVITEAAENNKLDKIDWASLPLPQVMVQNERNRILASPNVPAWSAVATQKYESSSDASSRKRKSVEYNGDANSCPPWRQTNNHNAFEDRITYSPTDKRQRIDHKNTSKSKANLELRRKRFEEPRARYGSSPSSRDDSPSPSANQGPVVGRCQDLEKNYFRLTSAPNPDTVRPLPVLVKTLDLLKKKWKRDNNYNYICDQFKSLRQDLTVQHIRNEFTVSVYEIHARIALEKGDLGEYNQCQTQLRALYAQQLGGHPTEFKAYRILYFIHTRNWTAMNDALADLAAADKRDPAVKHALDVRSALALGNYHRFFQLYLDTPNMGAYLMDMFVDRERLSALTAICKAYKPDVNIRFITEELGFESDEQSAHFILDHTSEDLLQEKDGAVRLLTGAKAAQLFEAAKADAHRIVDIKGQI; this comes from the exons ATGAGTTCGGGCATTCCACCATGGCGTGTTTCTGCGTCAGCCACCGCAACTGCTCAAACATATCCCACGCATG CGACCCCAGCGTACATCCCCGTTCAAGCACGCCGTAGCCTTGCCCATACAGCCGTGGCGAGTCCCACCCCAACCCCAGCGTCGCAGCCGTCGGATGCCGAAGCCGCTCGCAAACGAGTAGAATGGCCAGCCCCAGTTCGCTTGTATGTACAACGAAGTTTTGCTCCGGAACATCAAATGTCCTCAGTTAGCagagaggaaatggaatCGAAGTTAAAGGCCGTCATTACTGAGGCTGCAGAGAATAACAAGCTGGATAAGATTGACTGGGCAAGCCTGCCATTACCCCAGGTCATGGTCCAGAACGAGCGCAACCGAATCCTGGCCAGCCCCAATGTGCCGGCTTGGAGCGCTGTTGCTACTCAGAAGTATGAGAGCTCCTCCGACGCCTCGTCGAGGAAAAGGAAGTCGGTTGAGTACAACGGGGACGCGAACAGCTGTCCACCATGGAGACAAACTAACAATCACAATGCATTTGAAGACCGAATCACTTATTCCCCAACAGACAAACGCCAACGGATAGATCATAAGAACACAAGTAAGTCCAAAGCTAATCTGGAACTGCGGAGAAAACGCTTCGAGGAACCACGGGCTCGATATGGTTCCTCGCCATCGTCGCGCGATGATTCCCCCTCTCCTAGTGCGAACCAGGGCCCTGTTGTCGGACGGTGCCAGGATCTGGAGAAAAACTATTTCCGTTTGACCTCAGCGCCGAACCCGGATACCGTCCGCCCTCTGCCGGTCCTGGTCAAGACACTGGAtctgttgaagaagaagtggaagagagacaacaactataactatatatgCGATCAGTTCAAGTCGCTGCGGCAAGATTTGACTGTGCAGCACATTAGGAATGAGTTTACTGTCAGTGTTTACGAGATTCACGCGCGCATTGCTCTGGAGAAAGGAGATCTTGGTGAGTATAATCAGTGTCAGACTCAGCTGCGCGCGCTGTACGCACAGCAACTTGGGGGCCACCCTACGGAATTCAAGGCGTACCGTATTCTGTATTTCATCCACACCCGCAATTGGACGGCCATGAACGATGCCCTGGCCGATCTAGCAGCAGCAGACAAGCGAGACCCTGCTGTCAAACATGCCTTAGATGTCCGCTCAGCTCTTGCGCTTGGAAACTACCACCGTTTCTTTCAACTTTACCTGGACACCCCGAATATGGGAGCTTACCTGATGGACATGTTCGTGGACCGAGAGCGACTGTCTGCGCTGACAGCCATTTGTAAAGC TTACAAGCCCGATGTAAACATCCGTTTCATTACTGAAGAACTTGGTTTCGAGTCTGACGAGCAGAGCGCACACTTCATCCTGGACCACACCTCGGAGGACTTGCTCCAGGAAAAAGATGGAGCCGTGAGGCTGCTTACGGGAGCGAAAGCCGCACAGCTTTTCGAGGCTGCCAAGGCTGATGCTCATCGGATAGTCGACATCAAGGGTCAGATATGA
- a CDS encoding amino acid transporter, whose amino-acid sequence MLSSGQLELKDIGSARSPHVEERNGSLDPDLSDDVKAGFTVNDQRDMQRMGKKQELRRNFRMASTIGFTTCVMGTWEILLTSNTPGLTAGGRPALFWSLVWAYCGQFFIVLSMAEMSSMAPTAGGQYHWVSEFAPRAYQKFLSYASGWLSTISWQSIVALDAYLAGTIVQGLISLNDDGYTPARWQGTLLVFAAAIGMSLFNIFGAKHLPLAEGIFVTCHFFAFIPVIVTLLVLAPKAKAEDVFTGFTDYGSGWPSVSWTVMVGQVSCMFVVLGSDSVAHMSEEIENASVIVPKSMIWAFLLNIPFAFGLLLTYLFCMPDVQSALDSPTGFPFIHVFREAVNNTAGATILVVIVLVLIVMITISSLASASRQTFAFARDNGLPFSNWLGEVNPRLHIPVNSIIVTCLFSMAMSLINIGSTVAFNAMLSLSTTALMATYLISIGCIIARRISCNPPLPPSRWTLGRFGMPVNILAMVYASWSFFWSFWPNAYDVNAENFNWASVLFVGLMGISTIVYWTYARKHYDGPVVKVEGRKFQ is encoded by the exons ATGCTATCCAGTGGACAGCTGGAACTGAAGGATATCGGCTCGGCGCGTTCTCCACATgtagaagagagaaatggtTCTCTTGACCCCGACTTGTCCGACGATGTTAAGGCAGGCTTCACCGTGAATGACCAGCGGGATATGCAGCGCATGGGCAAGAAGCAGGAGTTACGG AGGAACTTCCGCATGGCCAGCACTATCGGTTTCACGACTTGCGTCATGGGGACATGGGAGATTTTATTGAC ATCCAACACCCCTGGTCTGACAGCTGGTGGACGACCTGCTCTGTTTTGGTCCCTAGTATGGGCATACTGCGGGCAGTTCTTCATCGTGCTCTCTATGGCAGAGATGTCATCCAT GGCACCTACAGCGGGAGGACAGTACCAT TGGGTTTCCGAATTCGCTCCTCGGGCCTATCAGAAGTTCCTCAGTTATGCCTCTG GATGGCTCTCAACGATCTCCTGGCAGAGCATCGTCGCCCTTGATGCTTACCTGGCTGGAACGATAGTGCAAGGCCTCATCTCATTGAACGACGACGGTTACACGCCGGCGCGTTGGCAGGGAACATTGCTTGTCTTTGCTGCAGCAATCGGCATGTCGTTATTCAATATCTTCGGTGCGAAGCATCTGCCCCTGGCGGAAGGAATCTTCGTTACTTGTCATTTCTTCGCTTTCATTCCCGTGATCGTCACCCTGCTTGTGCTCGCTCCGAAGGCCAAGGCAGAAGATGTTTTCACTGGGTTTACAGATTATGGGTCCGGATGGCCATCTGTCTCATGGACGGTCATGGTCGGCCAGGTATCTTGCATGTTTGTCGTGCTAG GTTCTGACTCTGTCGCACACATGT CGGAAGAGATTGAAAATGCCAGCGTCATCGTTCCAAAGTCGATGATCTGGGCGTTTCTCCTGAACATCCCCTTCGCGTTTGGTCTGCTCCTTACCTACTTGTTCTGTATGCCCGACGTGCAAAGCGCTCTCGACTCTCCCACGGGTTTCCCTTTTATCCACGTCTTCCGCGAGGCAGTTAACAATACTGCCGGTGCGACTATACTTGTAGTGATTGTCCTTGTATTGATTGTCATGATCACGATTAGCTCTCTGGCATCGGCTTCGCGGCAGACATTTGCTTTTGCTCGTGATAATGGCCTACCTTTTTCAAACTGGCTAGGAGAG GTCAACCCACGACTACATATCCCGGTCAACTCTATCATTGTCACCTGTCTCTTCTCAATGGCAATGTCTCTCATCAACATCGGCTCTACCGTCGCGTTTAACGCCATGCTCTCCTTATCAACCACTGCGTTGATGGCCACCTATCTCATCTCTATCGGTTGCATTATTGCTCGTCGTATTTCCTGCAACCCACCACTTCCACCCTCCCGATGGACGCTGGGACGTTTTGGCATGCCCGTTAACATCTTGGCCATGGTGTATGCCAGCtggtctttcttctggaGTTTCTGGCCCAATGCGTACGATGTCAATGCTGAGAATTTTAATTGGGCGTCGGTGTTGTTCGTGGGACTGATGGGAATCTCAACGATTGTGTATTGGACATATGCGAGGAAGCATTATGATGGACCGGTGGTTAAggtggagggaaggaagtTCCAGTAG